The candidate division KSB1 bacterium genome window below encodes:
- a CDS encoding NAD(P)/FAD-dependent oxidoreductase, translating into MMPSYTNQKHALVIGAGPIGLETALRLLERGIHTTVLEAGRVGEHIRQWGHIRMFSPLRMNISPRVQARLRDRLPAAETLQTGNEFVQTVLEPLAQTEPLRQCIQTGRRVVAVTRAGLGKTGLPHHPLRAERSFRILAEDAEGREQTYQADYVFDASGVFGQANWSGAGGMPAPGERRGHGRILRRPPDVKQLAGRFAGKRILLLGHGHSAANTIVALNELLQEAPQTRVLWAVRSDRTRPVAEVAEDPLTERATIVSAANALAQNPPPQLRVLRRTTVEALQTAQAALRVTLKVGKSTEEVEVDEVISLTGYRPNLEILRETTAEFSSVSEGVRGLYHALTNVTDCLARINVAPQDLFSGEPNLFVVGVKSYGRNPGFLLQSGIEQLETIFATL; encoded by the coding sequence ATGATGCCATCATACACGAATCAAAAACACGCGCTGGTGATCGGCGCCGGGCCAATCGGCCTGGAAACCGCCCTGCGTTTGCTCGAGCGCGGCATTCACACCACGGTGCTGGAAGCCGGGCGTGTCGGTGAGCACATCCGGCAATGGGGCCATATTCGCATGTTTTCCCCGCTGCGCATGAACATCTCGCCCCGCGTGCAGGCGCGGCTGCGTGACCGCCTGCCCGCCGCGGAGACGCTTCAAACTGGAAACGAATTCGTGCAAACCGTGCTGGAACCCCTGGCCCAAACCGAGCCGCTGCGCCAGTGCATTCAAACCGGCCGCCGTGTTGTCGCGGTGACACGCGCGGGGCTGGGAAAAACCGGCCTGCCCCATCACCCCTTGCGTGCCGAGCGCAGCTTTCGCATCCTGGCGGAGGATGCCGAGGGCCGGGAGCAGACTTACCAGGCCGATTATGTTTTCGATGCCAGTGGCGTTTTCGGCCAGGCCAATTGGAGCGGCGCGGGCGGCATGCCCGCGCCCGGCGAACGGCGCGGTCACGGTCGCATTCTGCGCCGGCCTCCTGATGTCAAACAACTAGCCGGCCGGTTCGCGGGCAAACGCATTTTGCTGCTCGGTCACGGCCATTCCGCGGCCAACACCATCGTGGCTTTGAATGAATTGCTCCAGGAAGCGCCGCAAACACGCGTGCTGTGGGCAGTGCGCTCCGATCGCACCCGGCCGGTGGCGGAAGTGGCGGAGGATCCGCTCACCGAGCGCGCCACGATCGTCAGTGCGGCCAATGCGCTGGCACAGAATCCGCCGCCGCAACTGCGTGTGCTGCGGCGCACCACCGTGGAGGCGTTACAGACAGCACAGGCCGCGCTGCGCGTAACACTCAAGGTTGGGAAAAGCACGGAGGAAGTGGAAGTCGACGAGGTGATTTCGCTCACCGGCTATCGCCCCAATCTCGAAATCCTGCGCGAAACCACGGCAGAATTCTCCAGCGTTTCCGAAGGCGTGCGCGGGCTTTACCACGCGCTCACCAACGTCACCGACTGCCTGGCGCGCATCAACGTTGCGCCACAGGATTTGTTCAGCGGCGAGCCGAATCTCTTCGTCGTCGGCGTGAAAAGCTATGGCCGCAACCCCGGCTTTCTGCTGCAGTCCGGCATCGAACAGTTGGAGACGATTTTCGCCACCCTCTGA
- a CDS encoding arsenosugar biosynthesis-associated peroxidase-like protein, whose amino-acid sequence MPSYYLSEDLARFGEVAGPSPKLFKMWLDWYNTCHQDGALDKKTKALIALSVAHVLQCPYCIDAWTTGAIKEGATPEQMAEAVHVGASLRAGASLVHHIQSLNVQAREE is encoded by the coding sequence ATGCCCAGCTATTACTTGAGCGAAGATTTGGCGCGTTTCGGCGAAGTTGCAGGCCCTTCACCGAAATTGTTCAAAATGTGGTTGGACTGGTACAATACCTGTCATCAAGACGGCGCGCTCGACAAAAAGACCAAGGCGCTCATTGCGTTGTCGGTGGCGCATGTGCTGCAATGCCCCTATTGCATCGATGCCTGGACCACCGGCGCGATCAAGGAAGGCGCCACGCCGGAGCAAATGGCCGAGGCCGTGCACGTCGGCGCTTCCCTGCGCGCCGGCGCTTCGCTGGTGCATCATATTCAATCCTTGAACGTACAGGCGCGCGAGGAGTAG
- a CDS encoding glycerol-3-phosphate dehydrogenase/oxidase translates to MNRPEMLQQLRSTGRWDVIIIGGGATGLGCAVEAAARGYRTLLLEQGDFAQGTSSRSTKLIHGGVRYLKQGNLALVLEALHERGLLRQNAPHLVHHLAFVVPLYDWWEGPFYGIGLKLYDMLAGKLGLGPSQNLSREDTLQRIPTLEPKGLRGGVIYYDGQFDDARLAICLAQTAAGLGATVVNYVKVTALLKAGGLVTGVAAQDTESGERFDLPARVVINATGVFCDAIRQMDDPHASPLIAPSQGVHLVLDRRFLPSDHAIMVPHTDDGRVLFAIPWHHRTLVGTTDTPVTEIQLEPRPLAAEVEFLLTHAARYLTKDPTPADVLSVFAGLRPLVKSHETTATAALSRDHSLILSPSGLLTITGGKWTIYRKMAQDTIDQAAKMAGLPEQASPTHSLRLHGWQAQVDSQSHWSVYGSEAAALQELMAAQEELAVPLHPNLPYRAVEVVWAARQEMARSVSDVLARRTRALLLDAAASMAAAPAVARLLAEELGRDADWQARQVGQYRELARGYLL, encoded by the coding sequence ATGAATCGCCCCGAGATGTTGCAGCAGTTGCGATCCACCGGCCGGTGGGACGTGATCATCATCGGCGGCGGCGCCACCGGCCTGGGCTGTGCGGTGGAGGCGGCGGCGCGGGGGTATCGCACGCTGTTGTTGGAGCAGGGCGATTTCGCACAGGGCACCTCCAGCCGCAGCACCAAATTGATTCACGGCGGTGTGCGCTATCTCAAGCAGGGCAATCTCGCGCTGGTGCTGGAGGCCCTGCATGAGCGCGGCCTGCTGCGGCAGAATGCGCCGCATCTCGTGCATCATCTCGCCTTCGTGGTGCCCCTGTATGATTGGTGGGAGGGGCCGTTCTATGGCATCGGCCTGAAGCTGTACGACATGCTCGCCGGCAAATTGGGATTGGGCCCTTCACAAAATCTCTCGCGCGAAGACACCTTGCAGCGCATTCCCACGCTCGAGCCAAAGGGCCTGCGTGGCGGCGTGATCTACTATGACGGCCAGTTCGATGATGCCCGACTGGCCATCTGCCTGGCGCAAACCGCCGCCGGACTGGGCGCCACCGTGGTGAACTATGTCAAAGTCACCGCACTGTTGAAAGCCGGCGGTCTGGTGACCGGGGTGGCCGCGCAGGACACGGAAAGCGGCGAGCGTTTCGACTTGCCCGCACGCGTCGTAATCAACGCCACCGGCGTGTTTTGTGATGCCATCCGGCAGATGGACGATCCGCACGCGTCTCCGTTGATCGCGCCGAGCCAGGGCGTTCACCTCGTGCTCGACCGCCGGTTTCTGCCCAGCGACCATGCCATCATGGTGCCGCACACCGACGATGGCCGTGTGCTGTTCGCCATTCCCTGGCACCATCGCACGCTGGTCGGCACCACCGACACCCCGGTCACGGAAATTCAACTGGAGCCGCGGCCGCTGGCGGCCGAAGTGGAATTTCTGCTCACACACGCCGCGCGCTACCTCACGAAAGATCCGACACCGGCAGACGTGTTGAGCGTGTTTGCCGGTTTGCGTCCCCTGGTCAAATCCCACGAGACCACCGCCACCGCGGCGCTGTCACGCGATCACAGCCTGATCCTCTCGCCCTCCGGTTTGCTCACCATCACCGGCGGCAAGTGGACCATCTACCGCAAAATGGCGCAGGATACCATTGATCAAGCTGCGAAGATGGCGGGTTTGCCGGAGCAGGCTTCCCCCACGCACAGCCTGCGCTTGCACGGCTGGCAGGCGCAAGTGGACAGTCAATCGCACTGGTCGGTCTACGGCTCCGAGGCCGCTGCGCTGCAGGAGTTGATGGCGGCGCAGGAAGAGCTGGCCGTGCCGTTGCACCCCAATCTGCCCTACCGTGCTGTGGAGGTCGTGTGGGCGGCGCGGCAGGAAATGGCGCGCAGCGTGAGCGATGTTCTGGCGCGGCGCACGCGCGCGCTGCTGCTGGATGCCGC